Proteins found in one Triticum urartu cultivar G1812 chromosome 4, Tu2.1, whole genome shotgun sequence genomic segment:
- the LOC125552303 gene encoding peptidyl-prolyl cis-trans isomerase G-like isoform X1 has product MSSNRGRSRSPVEVKDDHSKGSEGYGRKEYVRDLQNDSQTRPGRGHEFVRHSYGASRESRRHDDYRRYHDKRADDERSRPRTSRPDRESRADTYYDHSKRDGTSDRSHGDWRNADSRYGDKSVKREQRSKNQEKHESPREYHRHDVAEYEKDANLRKETHSSRRYPEESESKNKEKFKQDEAVKKRSGKEIEKSSCAAEPELETRQKRRSLFSSVGPDVENEQHKEMDTSGGIKEETMNDLNAAKVAAMKAAELVNKNIVGFGVGTGRLSTDQKKKLLWGNKKSNPPETSTHWDSNLFSDRERQEKFNKLMSLRMPWPNAGCEEQCLCLSSREQGWQRGGSGGSQETRGTRHRPGETLCSRPAPERWPNRWSRPVGNSACKCQVPPMYTLRWLWLPVLHRL; this is encoded by the exons ATGAGCAGTAACCGTGGGAGGAGCCGTAGTCCAGTTGAAGTCAAGGATGACCACTCTAAGGGGAGTGAGGGTTATGGAAGGAAAGAGTACGTGAGAGATCTACAGAATGATAGTCAAACCAGACCAGGCAGAGGTCATGAATTTGTTAGGCATTCCTACGGAGCATCACGTGAATCCAGGAGGCATGATGATTATAGGAGGTATCATGATAAACGTGCTGATGATGAAAGGAGCCGTCCTAGAACTTCTCGGCCAGATCGGGAGTCAAGGGCTGACACTTACTATGATCATTCAAAGCGTGATGGCACATCTGATAGATCACATGGTGATTGGAGAAATGCCGACAGCAGGTATGGGGATAAATCTGTTAAGCGAGAGCAGAGGAGTAAGAATCAGGAAAAACATGAGTCCCCACGTGAATACCATAGACATGATGTCGCAGAGTACGAGAAAGATGCTAATTTAAGAAAGGAAACCCACTCTTCCAGAAGGTATCCAGAAGAAAGTGAAAGTAAAAACAAGGAAAAGTTCAAGCAGGACGAGGCTGTAAAGAAGAGAAGTGGCAAGGAAATTGAGAAAAGCAGCTGCGCAGCAGAACCTGAGTTAGAAACTAGGCAGAAGAGAAGAAGCTTATTCAGTTCTGTTGGTCCAGATGTTGAAAATGAACAGCACAAGGAAATGGATACTTCAGGAG GAATTAAAGAGGAAACCATGAATGATCTGAATGCAGCAAAAGTTGCAGCAATGAAAGCTGCTGAATTAG TGAATAAGAACATTGTAGGATTTGGAGTCGGAACTGGGCGGCTATCCACTGACCAGAAGAAGAAGCTGCTCTGGGGTAACAAAAAGAGTAACCCTCCAGAG ACAAGTACTCACTGGGACTCAAATCTGTTTTCTGATCGGGAGCGCCAAGAGAAATTCAACAAACTCATG AGTCTGAGGATGCCTTGGCCTAATGCAGGGTGTGAAGAGCAATGCCTCTGCCTCAGTTCAAGAGAGCAAGGCTGGCAACGAGGAGGGTCCGGCGGAAGTCAAGAAACAAGAGGAACTCGACACCGACCTGGAGAAACTCTATGTAGCAGGCCTGCGCCGGAGAGATGGCCGAACCGTTGGTCTCGGCCTGTAGGGAACTCTGCCTGCAAGTGTCAAGTGCCTCCGATGTACACGCTTCGTTGGCTTTGGCTGCCTGTTTTGCATCGACTGTAG
- the LOC125552303 gene encoding peptidyl-prolyl cis-trans isomerase G-like isoform X2 has product MSSNRGRSRSPVEVKDDHSKGSEGYGRKEYVRDLQNDSQTRPGRGHEFVRHSYGASRESRRHDDYRRYHDKRADDERSRPRTSRPDRESRADTYYDHSKRDGTSDRSHGDWRNADSRYGDKSVKREQRSKNQEKHESPREYHRHDVAEYEKDANLRKETHSSRRYPEESESKNKEKFKQDEAVKKRSGKEIEKSSCAAEPELETRQKRRSLFSSVGPDVENEQHKEMDTSGGIKEETMNDLNAAKVAAMKAAELVNKNIVGFGVGTGRLSTDQKKKLLWGNKKSNPPETSTHWDSNLFSDRERQEKFNKLMGVKSNASASVQESKAGNEEGPAEVKKQEELDTDLEKLYVAGLRRRDGRTVGLGL; this is encoded by the exons ATGAGCAGTAACCGTGGGAGGAGCCGTAGTCCAGTTGAAGTCAAGGATGACCACTCTAAGGGGAGTGAGGGTTATGGAAGGAAAGAGTACGTGAGAGATCTACAGAATGATAGTCAAACCAGACCAGGCAGAGGTCATGAATTTGTTAGGCATTCCTACGGAGCATCACGTGAATCCAGGAGGCATGATGATTATAGGAGGTATCATGATAAACGTGCTGATGATGAAAGGAGCCGTCCTAGAACTTCTCGGCCAGATCGGGAGTCAAGGGCTGACACTTACTATGATCATTCAAAGCGTGATGGCACATCTGATAGATCACATGGTGATTGGAGAAATGCCGACAGCAGGTATGGGGATAAATCTGTTAAGCGAGAGCAGAGGAGTAAGAATCAGGAAAAACATGAGTCCCCACGTGAATACCATAGACATGATGTCGCAGAGTACGAGAAAGATGCTAATTTAAGAAAGGAAACCCACTCTTCCAGAAGGTATCCAGAAGAAAGTGAAAGTAAAAACAAGGAAAAGTTCAAGCAGGACGAGGCTGTAAAGAAGAGAAGTGGCAAGGAAATTGAGAAAAGCAGCTGCGCAGCAGAACCTGAGTTAGAAACTAGGCAGAAGAGAAGAAGCTTATTCAGTTCTGTTGGTCCAGATGTTGAAAATGAACAGCACAAGGAAATGGATACTTCAGGAG GAATTAAAGAGGAAACCATGAATGATCTGAATGCAGCAAAAGTTGCAGCAATGAAAGCTGCTGAATTAG TGAATAAGAACATTGTAGGATTTGGAGTCGGAACTGGGCGGCTATCCACTGACCAGAAGAAGAAGCTGCTCTGGGGTAACAAAAAGAGTAACCCTCCAGAG ACAAGTACTCACTGGGACTCAAATCTGTTTTCTGATCGGGAGCGCCAAGAGAAATTCAACAAACTCATG GGTGTGAAGAGCAATGCCTCTGCCTCAGTTCAAGAGAGCAAGGCTGGCAACGAGGAGGGTCCGGCGGAAGTCAAGAAACAAGAGGAACTCGACACCGACCTGGAGAAACTCTATGTAGCAGGCCTGCGCCGGAGAGATGGCCGAACCGTTGGTCTCGGCCTGTAG